One genomic region from Campylobacter concisus encodes:
- a CDS encoding menaquinone biosynthesis family protein, translated as MYAAVKFGWVSSKNLAFTSKALDIETLNEEALKGTYEATAISFALYPKICDEFALLRCAVSFGKGYGPKLIKLKDKQLKRNFKVALSGKNTTNALLFRIAYPEARIVYKNFLEIENAVLSGEVDAGVLIHESILNFSDQLCVEREIWDIWSELNGENLPLPLGGMALRRSLPITDAIECERVLSEAVRIATSHKPFLSHMLMERNLIRVGKDELKTYLNLYANDESISMNETQLKALNKLYQIGYDKGFFEKPIDVNDYLIPTEYNEVRFS; from the coding sequence GCCGCGGTCAAATTTGGCTGGGTTAGCAGTAAAAATTTAGCCTTCACATCAAAGGCGCTTGATATAGAAACGTTAAACGAAGAGGCGCTAAAAGGCACTTATGAGGCAACGGCAATTAGCTTTGCCCTCTATCCTAAAATTTGCGATGAATTTGCACTTTTACGCTGTGCGGTGAGCTTTGGCAAAGGATATGGCCCAAAGCTTATCAAGCTAAAAGATAAACAACTAAAGCGAAATTTCAAGGTCGCGTTATCTGGCAAAAACACGACAAATGCCCTGCTCTTTCGCATAGCCTACCCAGAGGCAAGGATCGTTTATAAAAATTTCCTTGAGATCGAAAATGCCGTGCTTAGCGGCGAAGTCGATGCTGGCGTGCTCATACATGAAAGTATCTTAAATTTCTCTGACCAGCTCTGCGTAGAGCGTGAAATTTGGGACATTTGGAGCGAGCTAAATGGCGAAAATTTACCGCTTCCACTTGGTGGCATGGCGCTTAGACGAAGCCTACCCATAACTGACGCCATCGAGTGCGAGAGGGTGCTTAGCGAGGCCGTTAGGATAGCCACTTCGCACAAGCCATTTTTATCTCACATGCTAATGGAGCGAAATCTCATCAGAGTTGGCAAAGACGAGCTTAAAACGTATCTAAATTTATACGCAAATGACGAGTCAATAAGCATGAATGAAACTCAGCTAAAAGCACTAAATAAGCTCTATCAAATAGGCTACGACAAAGGCTTTTTTGAAAAGCCAATCGACGTAAACGACTACTTAATCCCAACTGAATACAACGAAGTAAGGTTTAGCTGA
- the fliQ gene encoding flagellar biosynthesis protein FliQ translates to MMQSTLVSLGVETFKIALYISLPMLLSGLIAGLIISIFQATTQINETTLSFVPKILLVVVVIIFLMPWMISMMVEFTTRMLDFIPEFIQ, encoded by the coding sequence CTGATGCAAAGTACGCTCGTCTCGCTTGGAGTTGAAACCTTTAAGATCGCCCTTTATATCAGCCTTCCGATGCTGTTAAGCGGCCTAATAGCAGGTCTTATCATCTCCATCTTTCAAGCGACCACGCAGATAAACGAAACCACGCTAAGCTTTGTGCCAAAAATTTTGCTAGTCGTCGTTGTTATCATATTTTTAATGCCTTGGATGATCTCGATGATGGTTGAATTTACCACTCGCATGCTTGATTTTATACCGGAATTTATCCAGTGA